The following proteins are encoded in a genomic region of Devosia lucknowensis:
- a CDS encoding biotin--[acetyl-CoA-carboxylase] ligase: protein MSQFVLGPKARDAGYRVAGFDAIGSTNSEALDAVRSGDPGGIWFAAAHQTAGRGRRGRQWHSVPGNLAASLLIVPDASPDVIATLGFVAGVALNRALASVLPQGVFRIGIDGADGADGRSRIALKWPNDVLADGAKLSGILLESTKTPDGRTAIVIGCGVNVVAAPADTPYPATSLRALGVDRSAEIVFEALSDAWVEVFGLWDDGRGVSAVLDIWRGSAAGIGAPVAISQDGVVRRGIFETIDSSGRLIIRDDDGARHPITAGDVHFGATASARS from the coding sequence GTGTCGCAGTTCGTCCTCGGACCCAAGGCTCGCGACGCCGGCTACCGGGTTGCGGGCTTTGACGCTATCGGCTCCACCAATAGCGAGGCGCTTGACGCTGTCCGGTCTGGTGATCCGGGCGGCATCTGGTTTGCTGCGGCGCACCAGACGGCAGGTCGCGGTCGGCGCGGCCGCCAATGGCACAGCGTGCCGGGAAACCTCGCCGCCAGCCTGCTGATCGTTCCCGATGCGTCGCCTGATGTCATCGCGACACTGGGCTTCGTGGCCGGTGTTGCGCTCAACCGGGCCTTGGCGTCGGTGCTTCCACAGGGCGTTTTCCGCATCGGTATTGATGGTGCGGACGGGGCCGACGGGCGCTCGCGCATCGCGCTCAAATGGCCAAATGACGTCCTCGCCGATGGTGCCAAGCTCTCGGGCATCCTGCTCGAATCGACCAAGACGCCCGATGGTCGGACGGCCATCGTCATTGGCTGCGGCGTCAATGTTGTTGCGGCGCCCGCCGATACGCCCTATCCAGCGACATCGCTACGCGCACTCGGGGTCGATCGCTCGGCCGAGATTGTGTTCGAGGCGCTTTCTGATGCCTGGGTCGAAGTGTTCGGCCTTTGGGATGACGGGCGCGGCGTGTCTGCCGTGCTCGATATCTGGCGCGGCTCTGCCGCCGGTATCGGTGCACCCGTGGCCATCAGTCAGGATGGTGTGGTTCGCCGCGGCATTTTTGAAACCATCGACTCCTCGGGCCGGTTGATTATTCGCGACGACGATGGCGCGCGACATCCGATCACGGCAGGCGATGTGCATTTTGGGGCAACGGCCAGCGCCCGAAGCTGA
- the nuoH gene encoding NADH-quinone oxidoreductase subunit NuoH, which translates to MDFILLALDYLLGIPFLGWGSQIGFVYKALALLVGLLIFTAFILLADRKIWAAVQMRRGPNVVGPFGLLQSFADLLKFVLKEAVIPAGADKVLFLAAPLITATLALAGWAVVPVDNGWAMANINVGILYLLGISSLGVYGVIIGGWASNSKYPFLGALRSAAQMVSYEVSIGLVIITVLLCVGSLNLNDIVIAQQEMGLAHALGVPWLSFLNWFWLPLFPMFVVFYISGLAETNRPPFDMVEGESELVAGFMTEYSATPYLLFMLGEYIAILLMCAMTTILFLGGWAAPIDLPPFTWIPGVIWFFIKVSLVFFMYAMAKSIVPRYRYDQLMRIGWKLFLPLSLIMVVIVAFVLQLTGWGWHGGVA; encoded by the coding sequence ATGGACTTCATTCTCTTGGCCCTCGACTACTTGCTGGGCATCCCCTTCCTCGGTTGGGGAAGCCAGATCGGTTTCGTCTACAAGGCTCTGGCGCTGCTCGTCGGTCTGCTGATTTTCACGGCCTTCATTCTGCTTGCCGACCGCAAGATCTGGGCGGCCGTGCAGATGCGTCGCGGGCCCAACGTCGTCGGCCCCTTCGGACTGCTGCAGTCGTTTGCCGACCTTCTCAAGTTCGTCCTCAAGGAAGCCGTTATTCCGGCTGGTGCCGACAAGGTGCTGTTCCTTGCGGCACCGCTCATCACGGCTACCTTGGCCCTCGCAGGCTGGGCCGTGGTGCCGGTCGACAATGGCTGGGCAATGGCCAACATCAATGTCGGCATCCTCTATCTGCTCGGCATTTCTTCGCTCGGCGTATACGGCGTCATCATCGGTGGCTGGGCGTCCAACTCCAAATATCCGTTCCTCGGTGCGCTCCGCTCTGCCGCACAGATGGTCAGCTACGAAGTCTCCATCGGCCTCGTCATTATCACCGTGCTGCTCTGCGTCGGTTCGCTCAACCTCAACGACATCGTCATCGCGCAGCAGGAAATGGGCCTTGCCCATGCTTTGGGCGTGCCGTGGCTGAGCTTCCTCAACTGGTTCTGGCTGCCGCTCTTTCCGATGTTCGTGGTGTTCTACATCTCCGGTCTGGCTGAAACCAATCGTCCGCCCTTCGATATGGTCGAAGGCGAGTCCGAGCTGGTTGCCGGCTTCATGACCGAGTATTCGGCCACGCCATACCTGCTGTTCATGCTGGGCGAATATATCGCCATCCTGCTCATGTGCGCCATGACCACCATCCTGTTCCTGGGGGGCTGGGCCGCGCCGATCGACCTGCCGCCCTTCACCTGGATCCCGGGCGTGATCTGGTTCTTCATCAAGGTAAGTCTCGTCTTCTTCATGTATGCAATGGCCAAATCCATCGTACCCCGTTACCGCTACGACCAGCTCATGCGGATCGGCTGGAAGCTGTTCCTGCCGCTTTCCCTGATCATGGTCGTGATCGTCGCTTTCGTCCTGCAGCTCACTGGCTGGGGCTGGCACGGAGGAGTTGCCTGA
- a CDS encoding ribonuclease J, whose protein sequence is MAKNQRDELVFVPLGGVGEIGMNMAAYGFGPANRRKWIVVDCGVSFGGPDLPGIELIMANPEFLEENADDVLALILTHSHEDHYGAVLDLWPVFDKPVYATPFTAAMLAAKRAGDGIVENVDVTIMRPGKPFTVGPFTIEPINVAHSIPESNALLITTPVGRALHTGDWKLDPTPTMGAPTDFARMERIGTESDLPLALICDSTNAMKDGESPSEQEIGDNLAALIADAPHRVAVTTFASNVGRVVSIVRAAHKAGREVVLSGRSLHRIMGIARELGMLEGLPTLHDQDMYRSVARDKCVLICTGSQGEARAAIARIARGEHPVIDLNAGDRMIFSSWAIPGNEREVIDIQNLLIDRGIEVITAGDALVHVTGHPRRGELQKLYSWVKPQVLVPVHGEAMHLQAHARLGRDSGIPNVCEARNGDMVRLFPEPMAHPAEVRTGELYLDGLVLCTPEESGVKGRRRLSFGGMIIVSLCVNGGGQVVSGPDMMIEGLPETDDESVSDLIEDTIAGVIKSMPAKRRSDTEVLNSALFKAIRNEVNAFWGRKPNVSIFVHRV, encoded by the coding sequence ATGGCTAAGAACCAAAGGGATGAACTCGTCTTCGTGCCGCTTGGCGGCGTCGGCGAAATAGGCATGAACATGGCCGCCTACGGCTTCGGCCCGGCCAATCGGCGCAAGTGGATCGTGGTCGATTGTGGCGTCAGCTTCGGCGGCCCCGACCTGCCGGGCATCGAGCTGATCATGGCCAATCCCGAATTCCTCGAGGAAAACGCCGACGACGTGCTGGCGCTGATTCTCACCCATAGCCACGAAGACCATTACGGCGCCGTGCTCGACCTCTGGCCCGTCTTCGACAAGCCTGTTTACGCAACCCCCTTCACCGCTGCCATGCTGGCCGCCAAGCGGGCAGGGGATGGCATCGTCGAAAACGTCGACGTCACCATCATGCGCCCGGGCAAGCCCTTTACGGTCGGCCCCTTCACTATCGAGCCGATCAACGTCGCCCACTCGATCCCCGAATCGAATGCCTTGCTGATTACCACCCCGGTTGGTCGCGCTCTCCACACCGGTGACTGGAAGCTCGATCCCACTCCGACCATGGGTGCGCCCACCGATTTCGCGCGCATGGAGCGCATTGGCACTGAAAGCGATCTGCCGCTGGCGCTGATCTGCGATTCCACCAATGCGATGAAGGATGGGGAGAGCCCCAGCGAACAGGAAATCGGCGACAACCTCGCTGCCCTGATCGCCGATGCTCCGCACCGCGTCGCTGTCACCACCTTCGCTTCCAATGTCGGGCGCGTCGTCTCCATCGTCAGGGCCGCGCACAAGGCCGGCCGCGAGGTCGTCCTGTCGGGCCGCTCGCTGCATCGCATCATGGGTATCGCCAGGGAGTTGGGCATGCTCGAAGGCCTGCCCACGCTCCACGATCAGGACATGTACAGGTCGGTGGCGCGCGACAAATGCGTGCTGATCTGCACCGGTAGCCAGGGCGAGGCTCGTGCCGCCATTGCCCGTATCGCCCGTGGCGAACACCCCGTGATCGATCTCAATGCCGGCGACAGGATGATTTTCTCGTCCTGGGCTATCCCGGGCAATGAGCGTGAAGTCATCGATATCCAGAACCTTCTCATTGATCGCGGTATCGAGGTCATCACGGCCGGCGATGCCCTGGTGCATGTCACCGGCCATCCGCGTCGTGGCGAGCTGCAGAAGCTCTATTCCTGGGTCAAGCCCCAGGTTCTGGTGCCCGTCCACGGCGAAGCCATGCACCTTCAGGCCCATGCCCGGCTCGGTCGCGACTCGGGAATTCCCAATGTCTGCGAAGCCCGCAACGGCGACATGGTGCGCCTGTTCCCCGAGCCGATGGCTCACCCCGCCGAAGTGCGCACCGGCGAGCTGTATCTCGATGGACTCGTACTCTGCACGCCCGAGGAATCGGGGGTCAAGGGCCGGCGGCGCCTGTCGTTCGGCGGCATGATCATCGTCAGCCTCTGCGTCAATGGCGGCGGCCAGGTGGTCTCCGGGCCCGATATGATGATCGAGGGCCTTCCCGAAACGGACGACGAGTCGGTCTCCGATCTTATCGAGGACACCATCGCCGGTGTCATTAAGTCCATGCCGGCCAAGCGCCGCAGTGACACCGAGGTCCTCAATTCCGCGCTGTTCAAGGCCATCCGCAACGAAGTGAACGCGTTCTGGGGCAGGAAGCCCAACGTCTCGATCTTCGTGCACCGGGTCTAG
- the nuoL gene encoding NADH-quinone oxidoreductase subunit L → MIIQAIVFLPLIGALVAGLLGRQIGHRPSEFITTGLLLIAAVLSWYVFIPVAFGDGLVGAVGDGHAAVLKVEVMRWIQVGDMDLRWTLRVDTLTAIMLVVVNTVSALVHLYSIGYMHEDPHRSRFFAYLSLFTFAMLMLVTADNFLQMFFGWEGVGLASYLLIGFWYTRPSATAAAMKAFIVNRVGDFGFALGIFGAFMVLGHIDFDGAFHAADEFATAGLPTIQFLAWNLDAMTVVCLLLFMGAMGKSAQFLLHTWLPDAMEGPTPVSALIHAATMVTAGVFMVARLSPLFETSPVALTVVIIVGAITAFFAATVGLVQNDIKRVIAYSTCSQLGYMFVALGVGAYSAGVFHLFTHAFFKALLFLGAGSVIHAMHHEQDMRNMGGLRKKIPVTYWMMMIGTLALTGVGIPGTSFGFAGFFSKDAIIESAYAFGGNVGSFAFWMLVVAALFTSFYSWRLVHLTFHGSPRDAQHAGEGPHPDPAHAAHETHDEPIDDSNADDHAHGHHDHHHGSAYDNAHESPNVMLVPLYVLAVGAVLAGVVFYGMFFHEVEHIEHFFAGSIYVDHAIIEEAHHVPLWVKWSATIAMIIGFITAYIMYIRRPELPARIAATNPGLYKFLLNKWYFDELYNLIFVRPALWIGTAVWKGFDDWLVDGKIAEGLGRRVQNVTSWVVKLQSGYLYHYAFAMLIGIAALLTWAIAAGGLI, encoded by the coding sequence ATGATCATTCAGGCGATTGTTTTCCTGCCCCTCATCGGGGCGCTTGTTGCCGGTCTGCTGGGCCGTCAGATCGGGCACCGCCCGAGCGAATTCATCACCACCGGCCTGCTGCTGATCGCAGCGGTGCTGAGCTGGTACGTCTTCATCCCCGTAGCCTTCGGTGATGGCCTGGTCGGCGCCGTGGGCGATGGTCATGCGGCCGTGCTCAAGGTCGAGGTGATGCGCTGGATCCAGGTCGGCGACATGGATCTGCGCTGGACGCTGCGGGTCGATACGCTCACGGCGATCATGCTGGTCGTGGTCAATACCGTTTCGGCGCTCGTGCACCTCTATTCCATCGGCTACATGCACGAGGATCCGCACCGGTCGCGCTTCTTCGCTTATCTCTCGCTTTTCACCTTCGCCATGCTCATGCTGGTGACGGCAGACAACTTCCTCCAGATGTTCTTCGGCTGGGAAGGCGTGGGTCTGGCGTCGTACCTGCTGATCGGTTTCTGGTACACGCGTCCGTCCGCGACGGCCGCTGCCATGAAGGCATTCATCGTCAATCGTGTCGGTGACTTCGGCTTCGCCCTCGGCATTTTCGGCGCCTTCATGGTGCTGGGCCATATCGACTTCGATGGCGCCTTCCACGCGGCCGACGAATTCGCCACCGCGGGCCTCCCCACCATCCAGTTCCTCGCCTGGAACCTCGATGCGATGACCGTTGTCTGCCTGTTGCTCTTCATGGGCGCCATGGGCAAATCGGCGCAATTCCTGCTGCACACATGGCTTCCCGACGCCATGGAAGGCCCGACCCCCGTGTCCGCGCTCATCCATGCCGCCACCATGGTGACTGCGGGTGTGTTCATGGTCGCGCGGTTGTCGCCTTTGTTCGAGACCTCGCCCGTCGCTTTGACCGTGGTGATCATCGTTGGCGCCATCACCGCGTTCTTTGCCGCGACGGTTGGTCTGGTCCAGAACGACATCAAGCGCGTCATAGCCTATTCGACCTGTTCGCAGCTCGGCTACATGTTCGTGGCGCTTGGGGTAGGGGCCTATTCGGCCGGTGTCTTCCACCTATTCACCCACGCCTTCTTCAAGGCCCTGTTGTTCCTGGGCGCCGGCTCGGTCATCCACGCGATGCACCATGAGCAGGACATGCGGAACATGGGCGGCCTCCGGAAGAAGATCCCCGTCACCTACTGGATGATGATGATCGGCACGCTGGCCCTCACGGGTGTCGGCATTCCGGGCACCAGCTTCGGTTTCGCCGGCTTCTTCTCCAAGGATGCGATCATCGAGAGCGCCTACGCCTTCGGTGGCAATGTCGGCTCCTTCGCCTTCTGGATGCTCGTGGTTGCCGCGCTGTTCACCAGCTTCTACTCTTGGCGCCTGGTGCACCTGACCTTCCACGGCTCGCCGCGCGATGCGCAGCATGCCGGCGAAGGCCCGCATCCCGATCCTGCCCATGCCGCTCATGAAACCCATGACGAGCCGATCGACGACAGCAATGCCGACGATCATGCGCACGGTCATCACGACCATCACCATGGTTCGGCCTACGACAATGCCCACGAGTCGCCCAACGTCATGCTGGTGCCGCTTTATGTGCTGGCTGTGGGCGCGGTTCTCGCAGGTGTCGTCTTCTACGGCATGTTCTTCCACGAGGTGGAGCACATCGAACACTTCTTCGCCGGCTCGATCTATGTCGATCATGCCATCATCGAAGAGGCGCACCATGTGCCGCTGTGGGTCAAGTGGAGCGCCACGATCGCCATGATCATCGGCTTCATCACCGCCTACATCATGTACATCCGTCGTCCCGAACTGCCTGCCCGCATCGCGGCCACCAATCCGGGTCTTTACAAGTTCCTGCTCAACAAGTGGTACTTCGACGAGCTCTACAACTTGATCTTCGTGCGTCCGGCACTCTGGATCGGCACCGCCGTCTGGAAGGGCTTCGATGACTGGCTGGTCGACGGCAAGATTGCCGAAGGTCTCGGTCGTCGCGTGCAGAACGTCACCAGCTGGGTCGTCAAGCTCCAGTCCGGCTATCTCTACCACTATGCCTTCGCCATGCTCATCGGCATCGCGGCGCTGCTGACCTGGGCCATCGCGGCCGGGGGACTGATCTGA
- a CDS encoding nitroreductase/quinone reductase family protein, with protein sequence MSDFNAQVIADFNATKGKPGGYFKNAPVLLLHSVGAKSGIERTLPLMYLREGDGPYYIFASKGGDEHNPDWFHNLVANSDAAISVGDGTTIRRVPVAARVVEGEERDRIYAHQAGLYPQFAEYEKKTSRTIPVFELTPA encoded by the coding sequence ATGTCCGACTTCAATGCCCAGGTGATTGCCGACTTCAACGCCACCAAGGGGAAGCCCGGCGGCTATTTCAAGAATGCGCCGGTGCTACTGCTGCATTCGGTGGGCGCCAAATCCGGCATCGAGCGCACCCTGCCGCTGATGTATCTGCGCGAGGGGGACGGCCCGTACTACATCTTCGCGTCCAAGGGCGGGGACGAGCACAATCCGGACTGGTTTCATAACCTCGTGGCGAACTCGGACGCGGCGATCTCCGTGGGTGACGGCACGACGATTCGGCGCGTGCCGGTGGCGGCCCGGGTCGTCGAGGGCGAAGAGCGCGACCGCATCTACGCTCATCAGGCCGGGCTTTATCCGCAGTTCGCGGAATACGAAAAGAAGACGAGCCGGACCATCCCGGTGTTCGAACTGACACCTGCGTGA
- a CDS encoding NADH-quinone oxidoreductase subunit J, whose translation MTLPLFFFYVFAAITVASAFMVISARNPVHAVLFLILAFVNAAGLFMLAGAEFLALLLIVVYVGAVAVLFLFVVMMLDVDFAELKSGLLAYAPVGMLVGGVLFLELLLVAGSFVIAPDVVGSGGLPIDATMDNTRALGQVLYTRYVFLFQGAAAVLLVAMIGAIVLTLRHRTGIKRQSTAAQLGRKPSETVRNVKVKSGQGL comes from the coding sequence ATGACCCTTCCGCTGTTCTTCTTCTACGTCTTCGCCGCGATCACCGTGGCGTCGGCATTCATGGTCATCTCGGCGCGCAATCCTGTGCATGCTGTGCTGTTCCTCATTCTTGCCTTCGTCAACGCCGCGGGCCTGTTCATGCTGGCCGGGGCCGAGTTCCTCGCCCTGCTGCTGATCGTGGTCTATGTGGGTGCGGTCGCCGTGCTGTTCCTGTTCGTCGTCATGATGCTCGACGTCGATTTCGCCGAACTCAAGTCCGGTCTTCTCGCCTATGCGCCAGTGGGCATGCTGGTGGGTGGCGTTCTGTTTCTCGAGCTTCTTCTTGTGGCGGGCAGTTTCGTCATCGCGCCGGACGTCGTGGGGTCAGGTGGTCTGCCGATCGATGCCACCATGGACAATACGCGCGCGCTGGGTCAGGTGCTCTACACGCGTTACGTTTTCCTGTTCCAGGGTGCTGCCGCCGTGCTGCTGGTCGCCATGATTGGCGCCATCGTGCTCACGCTGCGCCACCGGACAGGCATCAAGCGGCAGAGTACCGCCGCACAGCTCGGTCGCAAGCCCAGCGAGACGGTGCGCAATGTCAAGGTCAAGAGCGGTCAGGGGCTATAG
- the nuoN gene encoding NADH-quinone oxidoreductase subunit NuoN: MNSDVTDFASLAPAYPEMLMAVGVVVLLLVGIVLNKERSLLVTWLSVGLLVATGLVVLLQPADGVVFNGLFIADSFGRFMKILVLGGAGLALILSLSNAEENGVHKYEYSVLALLATLGMMVMVSANDLMSLYVGLELQSLALYVMAAIKRDDARASEAGLKYFVLGALSSGLLLYGASLIYGFTGHTNLQEIVVAIANEGRSVGLIFGLVFLLAGVAFKISAVPFHMWTPDVYEGAPTPVTAFFAMAPKVAAMTLMIRLVMDTFSPITSDWQQVVIFLSIASMVLAAFAAIGQKSLKRLIAYSSIGHVGFALVGLSSGTQVGVEGVAIYMAIYVAMTVGLFACLLSFRTEAGYVENIDDLAGAAQSRPFVAAVMAILMFSLIGLPPLAGFFAKWHVFLAAIEANLYVLSVIGVLASAISAFYYLRVVKVMFFDAPVKQFAAVPGELNIIMGVSGFLVVTYYFTVGNPLASWAHIAAGSLF; encoded by the coding sequence GTGAACTCTGACGTTACCGATTTCGCGAGCCTGGCTCCCGCCTATCCCGAAATGCTCATGGCGGTGGGCGTAGTCGTCCTCCTGCTCGTGGGCATCGTGCTCAACAAGGAGCGCTCGCTCCTGGTCACCTGGCTCTCGGTCGGGCTCCTGGTCGCGACTGGCCTTGTGGTTCTACTGCAGCCGGCAGATGGCGTGGTCTTCAACGGACTTTTCATTGCCGACAGTTTCGGCCGTTTCATGAAGATTCTCGTTCTCGGCGGCGCCGGCCTGGCCCTGATCCTCAGCCTTTCCAATGCCGAGGAGAACGGCGTCCACAAATACGAGTATTCCGTCCTCGCGCTTCTCGCTACGCTCGGCATGATGGTCATGGTTTCGGCCAACGATCTCATGAGCCTCTATGTCGGTCTCGAGCTCCAGTCCCTGGCGCTTTACGTCATGGCTGCCATCAAGCGTGACGACGCACGCGCCTCGGAAGCCGGTCTCAAATATTTCGTGCTCGGCGCACTCTCCTCGGGCCTGCTGCTCTACGGTGCATCGCTGATCTACGGCTTTACCGGCCACACGAACCTGCAGGAAATCGTCGTTGCCATCGCCAATGAGGGCCGCTCCGTCGGTCTGATCTTCGGCCTGGTCTTCCTCCTGGCCGGCGTTGCCTTCAAGATTTCGGCCGTGCCGTTCCACATGTGGACGCCCGACGTCTACGAAGGCGCACCGACCCCGGTCACTGCCTTCTTCGCCATGGCTCCCAAGGTCGCGGCGATGACGCTGATGATCCGGCTGGTCATGGATACCTTCTCGCCCATCACGTCCGATTGGCAGCAGGTTGTGATCTTCCTCTCGATCGCCTCCATGGTATTGGCGGCCTTTGCTGCCATCGGCCAGAAGTCGCTCAAGCGCCTGATTGCCTATTCGTCGATCGGCCACGTCGGATTTGCGCTTGTCGGCCTCTCGTCCGGTACCCAGGTCGGCGTCGAAGGCGTCGCCATCTACATGGCCATCTACGTTGCCATGACCGTCGGGCTTTTCGCCTGCCTGCTCTCGTTCCGCACGGAAGCTGGCTATGTCGAGAACATCGACGACCTTGCTGGCGCGGCGCAGAGCCGTCCCTTTGTGGCCGCCGTCATGGCAATACTGATGTTCTCGCTGATCGGCTTGCCGCCGCTGGCTGGATTCTTTGCCAAGTGGCACGTCTTCCTCGCGGCCATCGAGGCGAACCTCTACGTTCTCTCGGTGATCGGCGTCCTGGCCTCCGCGATTAGCGCCTTCTACTACCTGCGCGTGGTCAAGGTGATGTTCTTCGATGCGCCCGTGAAGCAGTTCGCTGCAGTCCCTGGTGAGCTCAACATCATCATGGGTGTTAGCGGCTTCCTTGTCGTCACCTACTACTTCACCGTCGGCAACCCGCTCGCCAGCTGGGCGCATATTGCGGCCGGAAGCCTGTTCTAG
- the nuoI gene encoding NADH-quinone oxidoreductase subunit NuoI, translated as MRVGQIVNTLLLREFVGAFFLAMRYFFGAKPTVNYPFEKGPVSPRFRGEHALRRYPNGEERCIACKLCEAICPAQAITIEAGPRQNDGTRRTVRYDIDMVKCIYCGFCQEACPVDAIVEGPNFEFATETREELYFSKEKLLSNGDRWEREIAANLAADAPYR; from the coding sequence ATGCGCGTCGGACAGATCGTCAATACGCTGCTGCTGCGTGAATTTGTCGGGGCGTTTTTCCTGGCCATGCGGTATTTCTTCGGCGCAAAGCCGACCGTGAATTACCCGTTCGAAAAAGGTCCGGTATCGCCTCGTTTCCGTGGCGAACACGCCCTGCGCCGTTATCCGAACGGCGAAGAACGCTGCATTGCCTGCAAGCTGTGCGAGGCCATCTGCCCCGCTCAGGCCATCACGATTGAGGCCGGTCCGCGCCAGAACGACGGCACCCGTCGCACTGTGCGCTACGACATCGACATGGTGAAGTGCATCTATTGCGGTTTCTGCCAGGAAGCTTGCCCGGTCGATGCCATCGTCGAGGGTCCGAACTTCGAATTCGCAACTGAAACGCGTGAGGAACTCTATTTCTCGAAAGAGAAGCTCCTCAGCAATGGCGACCGGTGGGAGCGTGAAATCGCTGCCAATCTGGCTGCCGACGCGCCTTATCGCTGA
- the nuoK gene encoding NADH-quinone oxidoreductase subunit NuoK gives MEIGLGHYLTVAAILFTLGVFGIFINRKNIIVILMSVELILLAVNLNLVAFSAHLNDLQGQVFALMILTVAAAEAAIGLAILVIFYRNRGTIAVEDVNMMKG, from the coding sequence CTGGAAATCGGGCTCGGTCATTACCTGACCGTAGCGGCAATCCTGTTCACGCTCGGCGTGTTCGGCATCTTCATCAACCGCAAGAACATCATCGTCATTCTCATGTCGGTGGAATTGATCCTGCTGGCCGTCAATCTCAACCTTGTGGCCTTCAGCGCGCATCTCAATGACCTTCAGGGTCAGGTCTTTGCGCTGATGATCCTCACCGTGGCTGCCGCCGAGGCAGCCATCGGTCTGGCCATTCTGGTCATCTTCTACCGCAACCGCGGCACGATCGCGGTTGAAGACGTCAATATGATGAAGGGCTAA
- a CDS encoding NADH-quinone oxidoreductase subunit M, which yields MTFENSILTLLTWLPTLGAAVLMLTPRSAVNAIRWISLAVTTIVFVLSLTLWQSFDAANAGFQFVVNFDWIGDSIGYRVGVDGISVLFVVLTALLMPAVVVASWEVDTRVKEYMIVFLVLETLMIGVFTTLDLAMFYVFFEGTLLPMFLIIGIWGGAQRIQAAYKFFFYTFIGSVLMLLAMMAMYWDAGTTDITRLLAHQFPTGMQTWLWLAFFASLAVKMPMWPFHRWLPEAHVQAPTAGSVILAAILLKLGGYGFLRFSLPMFPEASAQFANFVFLLSVAAIILTSLVALVQTDIKKLIAYSSVAHMGFVTMGIFAGNALGIQGAMFQMISHGIVSGALFLCVGVIYDRMHTREISAYGGLVERMPRYAFAFMVFTMANVGLPGTSGFVGEFLTMIAVFQVNTWVAFGAAFGVIFSAGYALWLYRRVVFGALTKDSLKGILDLNLREKVVLYPLIVLTVVFGFYPAPILDTTAAAVDNLVAHYSESTGRNPAVDLADERAPLVYVAPAEGAAQPAEDHAAEPAAH from the coding sequence ATGACCTTCGAGAACTCCATCCTTACCCTGCTGACCTGGTTGCCGACGCTCGGCGCCGCTGTCCTCATGCTGACGCCCAGGTCCGCGGTCAATGCGATCCGCTGGATCTCGCTGGCCGTGACGACGATCGTCTTCGTCCTCTCGCTGACCCTCTGGCAGAGCTTTGATGCCGCCAATGCCGGTTTCCAGTTCGTGGTCAATTTCGACTGGATCGGCGACTCCATCGGCTACCGCGTCGGCGTCGACGGCATTTCGGTGCTGTTCGTTGTCCTCACGGCTCTGCTGATGCCGGCCGTTGTCGTCGCCAGCTGGGAAGTCGACACCCGGGTCAAGGAATACATGATTGTGTTCCTGGTGCTCGAAACGCTGATGATCGGCGTCTTCACCACGCTCGATCTGGCCATGTTCTACGTCTTCTTCGAAGGCACGCTCCTGCCGATGTTCCTGATCATCGGTATCTGGGGCGGCGCGCAGCGCATCCAGGCCGCCTACAAGTTCTTCTTCTACACCTTCATCGGCTCGGTGCTCATGCTCCTAGCCATGATGGCCATGTATTGGGATGCCGGCACCACCGACATCACCCGCCTCCTTGCGCACCAGTTCCCCACGGGGATGCAGACCTGGCTGTGGCTGGCCTTCTTCGCTTCGCTGGCGGTCAAGATGCCCATGTGGCCGTTCCATCGCTGGCTGCCCGAAGCCCACGTGCAGGCCCCGACGGCCGGTTCCGTGATCCTGGCTGCGATCCTTCTCAAGCTTGGCGGCTACGGCTTCCTGCGCTTCTCGCTGCCGATGTTCCCGGAAGCCTCGGCGCAGTTTGCCAACTTCGTCTTCCTGCTCTCGGTCGCGGCCATCATTTTGACCTCGCTGGTCGCGCTTGTGCAGACCGACATCAAGAAGCTGATCGCCTATTCCTCCGTCGCCCACATGGGTTTCGTGACCATGGGCATCTTCGCGGGCAACGCCCTGGGCATCCAGGGCGCCATGTTCCAGATGATCTCGCACGGCATTGTTTCTGGCGCGCTCTTCCTTTGCGTCGGCGTCATCTACGATCGCATGCACACCCGCGAGATTTCTGCCTATGGCGGCCTCGTCGAGCGCATGCCGCGCTATGCCTTCGCCTTCATGGTTTTCACCATGGCCAATGTCGGTCTGCCCGGTACGTCGGGCTTCGTCGGTGAGTTCCTCACCATGATCGCCGTCTTCCAGGTGAACACCTGGGTGGCCTTCGGTGCCGCCTTCGGCGTGATCTTCTCGGCCGGCTACGCCCTCTGGCTCTATCGCCGCGTCGTTTTCGGCGCGCTGACCAAGGACAGCCTCAAGGGTATCCTCGACCTCAACCTGCGCGAAAAAGTGGTGCTCTATCCGCTTATCGTGCTGACCGTGGTCTTCGGCTTCTATCCGGCCCCGATCCTCGATACGACCGCCGCCGCGGTCGACAATCTGGTCGCGCATTATTCCGAGAGCACGGGCCGCAATCCGGCCGTGGATCTCGCTGACGAACGCGCCCCCCTCGTATACGTCGCGCCTGCCGAAGGCGCGGCCCAGCCGGCCGAAGACCACGCGGCCGAGCCCGCTGCGCATTAG